In the genome of Nitrospira japonica, one region contains:
- the iscU gene encoding Fe-S cluster assembly scaffold IscU, giving the protein MAYSDKVVDHFNNPRNMGSFKKDEDGVGTGMVGAPECGDVMKLQIKVQNDTIVDAKFKTFGCGSAIASSSLATEWLKGKTLEEAQKIKNTDIVQELNLPPVKIHCSVLAEDAIKAALADYHKKSDAK; this is encoded by the coding sequence ATGGCATACAGCGATAAAGTAGTGGATCATTTCAATAATCCCAGGAACATGGGATCTTTCAAGAAGGACGAGGACGGCGTCGGCACCGGCATGGTCGGAGCGCCGGAGTGCGGCGACGTCATGAAGCTCCAAATCAAAGTGCAGAACGATACGATCGTCGATGCCAAGTTCAAGACGTTCGGCTGCGGCTCCGCCATCGCCAGCTCGAGCCTGGCCACCGAATGGTTGAAGGGGAAGACGCTCGAAGAAGCGCAAAAGATCAAGAACACAGACATCGTGCAGGAACTCAACCTTCCGCCCGTCAAAATCCATTGTTCCGTCCTGGCGGAAGACGCGATCAAAGCGGCCTTGGCCGACTATCACAAGAAGTCGGACGCCAAGTAA
- a CDS encoding IscS subfamily cysteine desulfurase, which yields MMKLPIFLDNHSTSPMDPRVLETMLPYFTEKFGNAASRNHAFGWAAEEAIDTARKQIAKLINADAKEIVFTSGATESDNLAIKGVLEMYKEKGSHIITAVTEHRAVLDTVKTLEAKGLATVTLLQVDKQGMVNPEDVRNAITDKTVLISVMLANNEIGSINPIKQIGKIAKEKGVLFHCDATQGVGKIPVDVQDMGIDLMSFSAHKIYGPKGIGALYVRKKNPRVRIAAQMDGGGHERGMRSGTLAVPLIVGFGKACEICGQEMAAESVRLTKMRDRLQSAIMGALEETYLNGHPTNRLPGNLNISFAYVEGESLLMGMKDIALSSGSACTSATLEPSYVLRALGVGTELAHSSIRFGLGRFNTDEEIDYTIKKVIEVVTKLREMSPLYEMAKDGVDLKTVQWAAH from the coding sequence ATGATGAAGCTTCCAATTTTCCTCGATAACCACAGCACCTCCCCGATGGATCCCCGTGTATTGGAAACCATGCTCCCGTATTTCACCGAAAAATTCGGCAATGCCGCGAGCCGCAACCATGCCTTCGGATGGGCTGCCGAAGAGGCCATCGACACCGCTCGGAAGCAGATCGCCAAGCTGATCAATGCCGACGCCAAGGAAATCGTCTTTACGAGCGGCGCCACCGAATCCGATAATTTGGCGATCAAGGGCGTGCTCGAGATGTACAAGGAAAAGGGCTCGCACATCATTACCGCGGTGACCGAACACCGTGCCGTGCTCGATACCGTCAAGACGCTGGAAGCAAAGGGTTTGGCCACCGTGACGCTGTTGCAGGTCGACAAGCAGGGCATGGTCAACCCAGAGGACGTGCGCAATGCCATCACCGACAAGACCGTTTTGATCTCGGTCATGCTGGCCAACAACGAAATCGGCTCGATCAACCCGATCAAGCAGATCGGAAAAATCGCAAAAGAAAAGGGCGTCCTGTTCCACTGCGATGCGACGCAAGGCGTTGGGAAAATTCCGGTGGACGTCCAGGACATGGGCATCGACCTTATGTCTTTTTCGGCCCACAAGATTTACGGCCCCAAAGGCATTGGAGCCCTCTATGTACGCAAGAAAAACCCGCGGGTGAGAATCGCCGCCCAGATGGACGGCGGCGGGCATGAGCGGGGTATGCGCTCCGGAACGCTGGCCGTGCCGTTGATCGTGGGATTCGGCAAAGCCTGCGAAATTTGCGGACAGGAAATGGCGGCGGAGAGCGTACGGTTGACCAAGATGCGGGACCGTCTCCAAAGCGCCATCATGGGAGCTTTGGAAGAAACCTACCTCAACGGCCACCCGACCAATCGGCTGCCCGGAAACTTGAACATCTCTTTCGCCTACGTCGAGGGAGAATCGTTGTTGATGGGCATGAAGGACATCGCGCTGTCGTCGGGCTCCGCCTGTACGTCGGCCACCCTGGAACCGTCCTACGTGTTGCGGGCGCTCGGGGTCGGGACCGAACTGGCCCACTCGTCGATCAGATTCGGGCTGGGCCGGTTCAACACCGACGAAGAGATTGACTATACGATTAAGAAGGTTATTGAGGTAGTAACCAAGCTGCGAGAGATGTCCCCGCTCTATGAAATGGCCAAAGACGGCGTCGACTTGAAAACGGTTCAATGGGCAGCTCACTAA
- a CDS encoding HesB/IscA family protein — MDQDTATQTPVITLTEAALKEVKRLINVQGLTEGGLRLGVKGGGCSGLSYTINFDEKIGQYDQVYDFDGVKVIVDAKSAIYLQGTQLDYQKDLMGGSFKFVNPNANKTCGCGESFSA; from the coding sequence ATGGATCAGGACACGGCAACCCAGACTCCGGTCATTACCCTGACCGAGGCCGCCTTGAAAGAGGTCAAGCGGCTGATCAATGTCCAAGGCCTCACGGAAGGCGGCCTGCGCCTGGGAGTGAAAGGCGGTGGCTGCTCAGGCCTGAGTTACACGATCAATTTCGACGAAAAGATCGGGCAATACGACCAGGTCTATGATTTCGACGGGGTCAAGGTCATCGTCGACGCGAAGAGCGCCATTTATCTTCAGGGCACCCAGCTTGACTACCAGAAGGATCTGATGGGCGGCTCGTTTAAGTTCGTCAATCCGAACGCCAACAAGACGTGCGGCTGCGGAGAGTCTTTTTCGGCCTAA
- a CDS encoding 2Fe-2S iron-sulfur cluster-binding protein: MGGTNPYIEKSDVDLPTRPYTVTFVAPNGEVTKVQVDPNKIPYGMTGLPGSLLDIAMGNGIELEHVCGGVCACSTCHVIVKQGLESCNEGTDDEFDQLDEAPMTTLQSRLGCQCVPNGTKDIVVEIPAVNKNLVKEGH; this comes from the coding sequence ATGGGAGGAACGAATCCGTATATTGAGAAAAGCGACGTCGATCTACCGACGCGCCCATATACCGTTACCTTTGTGGCCCCAAACGGCGAGGTCACAAAGGTGCAGGTCGACCCGAACAAGATTCCCTATGGAATGACGGGGTTACCGGGCAGCCTACTGGATATTGCCATGGGAAATGGCATCGAGCTGGAGCACGTCTGCGGAGGGGTGTGCGCTTGTTCCACCTGCCATGTGATCGTTAAACAAGGTTTGGAGAGTTGCAACGAAGGCACGGACGATGAATTTGACCAACTCGACGAAGCTCCGATGACGACGCTGCAATCCCGCCTTGGTTGCCAGTGCGTACCCAACGGGACCAAGGATATCGTGGTGGAGATTCCCGCTGTAAATAAGAATCTGGTCAAGGAAGGTCATTGA
- a CDS encoding ferredoxin--NADP reductase gives MAEFTQWATLLSVTNLTPHVRQLVLLPKERPLSFAPGQWVSLKLPVGPNPPLNRAYSMAAPGTASGELTLILDRVTDGLGSGYLYGLSPGNAIQLSGPYGNFTLPSQLDRELLFIGRFTGLVPIRCMLKQMYAHHRMDSVLLIAVAPDEDDLLFHHEFLTLAIHHPGFRYLPLVAAGGEQQAVDLVLSMLRPLMNGGPQMLPMLCGTKQFVRPLRAYFVESGYERKEVKTETYD, from the coding sequence ATGGCGGAATTCACCCAGTGGGCCACGCTGCTGTCGGTCACCAATCTCACCCCGCATGTCCGGCAACTGGTGCTTCTTCCGAAGGAGCGCCCGCTCTCGTTCGCCCCCGGCCAATGGGTGTCGCTCAAGCTCCCCGTGGGTCCTAACCCACCGCTCAATCGAGCGTACTCGATGGCGGCGCCTGGTACGGCCTCAGGGGAGCTCACGCTGATATTGGATCGGGTCACCGACGGGTTGGGATCCGGCTATCTTTATGGGCTGAGTCCGGGCAATGCTATCCAATTGTCGGGTCCATACGGCAACTTTACGCTCCCGAGCCAGCTCGATCGTGAACTCTTGTTTATCGGCCGCTTTACCGGCTTGGTTCCCATCCGGTGCATGCTGAAGCAGATGTACGCGCACCATCGAATGGACTCGGTCTTGCTGATCGCCGTCGCGCCGGACGAGGACGATCTCTTGTTTCATCACGAATTCTTGACCTTGGCCATCCACCATCCAGGGTTCCGCTACCTGCCGCTAGTCGCGGCCGGCGGAGAGCAGCAGGCCGTGGATCTGGTCCTCTCCATGCTACGCCCCCTGATGAACGGAGGGCCCCAGATGCTGCCCATGCTGTGCGGAACAAAACAATTCGTGCGGCCGCTGCGAGCATATTTCGTCGAGTCAGGATATGAGCGGAAGGAGGTCAAGACTGAGACGTATGACTGA
- a CDS encoding RrF2 family transcriptional regulator — protein sequence MLKISKKADYALMALQHIASVQFGDLTPGRVVNTKEIAEEYHIPLELLAKVLQTLAKNGMIESHNGPKGGYVLGRNASQITIAQILESIEGPLGITDCSHEKDGDVCLQREHCNIRTPLLKVQDSIYQLLNSMTLQDMLGGTPLITIQSSTAQGVE from the coding sequence ATGTTGAAGATTTCGAAGAAAGCAGATTACGCGTTGATGGCCCTTCAGCACATTGCTTCGGTCCAGTTTGGCGATCTCACTCCCGGGCGCGTTGTCAACACAAAGGAGATCGCAGAGGAATATCATATCCCGCTGGAACTCCTCGCAAAGGTGCTGCAGACCCTGGCGAAGAACGGCATGATTGAAAGTCACAATGGTCCCAAGGGTGGCTATGTGCTGGGGCGAAATGCGAGCCAGATTACGATCGCGCAAATTCTTGAAAGCATTGAAGGTCCGTTGGGTATCACCGATTGCTCCCATGAAAAAGACGGTGATGTGTGCTTGCAGCGGGAGCACTGCAATATCCGGACACCATTATTGAAGGTGCAGGACAGTATTTATCAATTGTTGAACAGCATGACCCTCCAGGACATGCTGGGCGGCACACCGCTCATTACTATTCAGTCATCCACGGCGCAAGGAGTTGAATGA